The following is a genomic window from Danaus plexippus chromosome 28, MEX_DaPlex, whole genome shotgun sequence.
GAAATGTTTCAGATCGGACCATTATGTTGTTTAGCGGTTTTGTGTATGGTGAGTAATACTATTAATtgggtaatttaattttacagacgagaatatgtagttttttgttctatcgaaattaatttaataattaaatcgatGTTTTCATATGAGTTCGTTTGCGTCAAACAACCTATAGGTACGGAACTATagatttatagttatattttacgaTATTTCTCTTACacgcatattatatatattgcttaCATAGCGATATCAATTTTCGCGTAGTTACAACAAAGCAATCCTTTTTCCAGGTCAGAGGGAGTGAAGCAATGATTCCGGCGTATTCAGTATCAGCTTTACGCCTCGCTTTCGACGAAATATCAGGAGTGCTGCCGATCGCTAACGAACTCGCCTGCCTCTTGATACCGTTCCTCATCAATCTGATCAATAATCTAAACAATTTATCCAATATAGTACAGAACTTAACACCTGCTATACTTCCATACTTCGGTTGCACTCTTCCCCTCTTATACGCCACTTTGACTGATCTGGCGTCCGTGTTGTTCCTCTACATTAGTGTCTTAATATCGCTGTTCAGATCCAACGTCCTGTCTGCTCCGGGTCTCCTAATGGTTCTAGTCTCCCAGATACTCAAACTAGTTCTGGAATTACTAACAGGTCTAGCAGATTCCGGCGGGATCCTGTCGGGTCTGATCAAGCTGATAACAACTGTTCTCGTCGAATTGGAGaagttattgatttaattaattatatatttataaataaacgtgttgtttgttattttttatttgtttttattatggattgaatataaaacatgttttattgtattacaaGTTGTTAACCGACTGCGAAGAGTGTGTATaggcttatatatatatatatatatatatatatatatatatatatatacatatacatgtacatatatatgtacatgtatatatatcgtaCAACAAAGCATACTAAAGTAAAAAACGTGTTACACAGACGGTAATGTTTTTGCTAACTTTATTAGATCCCTGAAAGCTTTTTTACAGCAAAccattatgttttaaaaacatttgtgcGAGTTCGTTGACATAAAAAGCTACAACGCTTATCACATTCGCTTTTTACATTCTCGGACGTAGTTAACAATGTTGGGAAAACGGGAATAAGGTATAATGCTTCAATTGTGATTAcctataatatcaaaattttatacgtcTGTGTCATTTTGGAATAGTTTATTTgacttgttaattttatatcaacattatCTTAACTATTCGTGCTTTTGAAATCAGAATATTACAAACACAGTGGTAGAATAGTTGAAGTTATTCCAGATCGAGCCTGGTATGAATATATggaatttgtaacaaaaatgttgATTCTTTGATAGGAAACCGATTATCTAAGAAGATTGAGACGAATTGACAGGAATTCGTTACTGCGGTCGCTTACAAAAGACCTGTTTCGTATGTGATTGGAGCGTAAAGTATAGGCTTAAAATCTCATAAGACTGTCAAGTATATAAGATGTTTGATATACagtctattatatatttttagtcgGACATCTTACCAGGATATTAGTGAATAAGCCAGGGTAATTGTAGAGTTCATCCGATTGCGTTATTGAAAAggtattattgttttacattcatattatCACGGGAGAATTACAAGTAATGTTTACGAGTTAGCTAAGTTAGCGAGTAACGGTTTAGATGATCCAAAGGTATGTTCTTATGTAATGTAACTGAAATGTAGAGTAAAATTTACGATAATAGTTAGTTGGTTATTTAGTTTAcgttaatagatttattttatacatgtcACGCGACGGTGTtacactgacagacggtgaaggaaaacatcgtgaggaaacctggatttataattacaaattataagattgaaatcgccaacccgtcttgagcaagcgtggtggttaatgctctaaccttctccatgtgagaagaggcctttgctcagcagtgggctcctataggctgatg
Proteins encoded in this region:
- the LOC116776119 gene encoding uncharacterized protein LOC116776119, which gives rise to MFQIGPLCCLAVLCMVRGSEAMIPAYSVSALRLAFDEISGVLPIANELACLLIPFLINLINNLNNLSNIVQNLTPAILPYFGCTLPLLYATLTDLASVLFLYISVLISLFRSNVLSAPGLLMVLVSQILKLVLELLTGLADSGGILSGLIKLITTVLVELEKLLI